The genomic stretch TATTGGCCCTGCAGACTTtctttttgattgaaaaaatcGTACGGATGACCCTCAAAAAGCATACGCTATTAATGTGGCATGTTCCACATTGTTTTTGGTAAAGGGAATGAGTTTTTGGAGGTATTCTTAGCATTGCTTCAACATTaaatttctatatataaatctcacaatatatatatatatatatatatatatatatatatatatacaacaataTCAATTTTGGGCCTACGATAAAAGTTGCGGCGCAGCAAAAAACGTCGTGCTTTCTCCAAGTTTCCAACCGTCCACTTTCCTTTTTTCAGGTTATTATCATTGTTGGAAATTCAGACAAAAGAAGcacttttcaatttctttcttctatgATCCTCTCAAATCTATGGACTTTGTAGCTCTGAAAAGGCTTGGCAAAAGCAAAATTATTTAGTTGCCCATTTTGAAACGTCTTTGGATCCTGATCGATCTCAAGCTTATTATGAATCTTCAACTTTGATGCTTATAATACAGTTGGAGTTTGGCTTGTCTTCTCGTGTGAAAAAATAAACGGTGGAGATCATGGGATTGATCGGGGAGAAttctagttatttttttttactaaggtTCCCATCAATTAATGTTATTCAATTCCCTTTGGGGCTCAGTTACAAGCCGATTTGAGAATTGTTGGAAAATAATACATGGTGGAATAATGCTTTGGCTTTTGAGTAGCCACAATCGTCTTCTATGGGCGCAATATTACTGTATCTACAAAACGGTTCTAGAGAGAGAGGCTCTACCTTCTCTCtagaatttctttcttttcttctagacaacactaagaaaaatttcaagagGATGGAAGATTTAGATTTAGATCTTCCATTCTCCCATTTCACGGTAGCAGTATTCAGTGTCTTCTTTGTAGGCTTTTGCGGTCTTCGTTTATGGCGGgctgctttagatctagtttgtagatatagatctagatccagatctagtATCTTTAACCTTATATCTGATCGTTTTCTTTGGTTAAGGTGTGTCTTTTGAAGAGATGTCTACGATGCCATGTTCCTCCATTGCTGCTTGtggggattttgttttttgtttgtcctgCCCTTTGGCTTGAGGATGAAATAGATTAGTGTGGGGGCTTAACTCTTACGGccggatttttagtttctagttattttttatttttgtttttgtatttgggtTATCCATGTCATAAATCTAATCTGCATGAAGCAAATCTATTctttgaagtcatttttatgactttataACTATCATAGCTTTTGACTATAATTTTTCAGAGCTGTATGCTCAATGATataagagcttttatgctcgtaaaatttcattaatgaaagttccatatctttaaaaaaaaaaaaaaaatggtatgaaAGTACGTAGTTTTTAgtatctattttaatttttttgcttaaaaaagcaaaaagctaTGGCTTAGGATGCTATCttattggtttttaatttttcatttgattccTAATCATGAGGAGGATAACATTCTACGGCTCTTCTATTCATTGGACGAGAAAGTAGCCCATCATTATAAAGTAATTGAGTGGATAAATAGGTGAGGATGGGATCATAGGCCTTATTCCCTTACCCCCTCCCTTCCTTCAAATCTACAACTTATCTCTCCCACCGTCTTGTCATGACTTTCCTTTTTGGAGCCATCTGGAGTTTTCTTGCCGTAATCAACGAGGGCAATGAAGCTATCAtatcataatcataatcataatcatatTCTAGTAACCACCATACatgatatatacatgcatgCTGACATACATTTaccatggagagagagagagagagaaagggggcTTTTTGGCTTTTATCATTTATTCTTCCTCTCGTTCATGTTCATCCCACCTATCGGGGTGCTATACTTACAATTTTTGCatgcaagaaaaatgaaaaacacgCGAAAACAATTGCTTCAATAATATCTCTGTCGGCTTTCACCCggttcaagagagagaaagagggtactttttcgtttttattttttatttcttatattttctctttaatttgcATTCATTTTTCCCATTTACAGATTGGgattttcttaagaaattcgcATCCAAAGGAATGATGTAAATCTCCATGGCAATAACAAACAAATAGGGTGACAATGGATCACCTTGTCTAAGCTCCTTTTTTCACTAAAAACGAGCAACCGAAAACTTTGGGTAAGGTATTACAGTACACCCTAACCCATCCAACAAATCTATTCGGCCGAGCAACCAAAACATCTCATACTATGAAGAATAAAATCCCAATGGGCACCATCGTACACCTTCAtgagattaatttttaaagTGCGTATAGCTTTTCCCTCAACCTTATAGTCATCTCTAATCACCTCTTGTGCTAAAAGCTCGTTTTTGTCAATACTAAGGGCTTGTCTGGGTGTTCATTTGAAtggcttaaaagtgtttttaacattcaaaaagtttgtttgaaaaaaaaaaaaaatacccgtttgataaaaaaaatttgaaagcacttctaaaggtccaaaaagtctaaaaatagccaaaacgcacttttagtaaaagcttaaaaatgaaacttttgccaatatgcgttttttaatttaaaaattctatttctcaaacacaaccTCAATTCAAATATGCTCTAAATTACGAGACAAAGGTAGTTTGATTAAGAACTAAAGTTTTTCATTTTAGTATGGGAAAAATTTTATGTGATTGGAGAAGAATATGACTCTTTATGTACAATAACTCATCAATAACTCTTAACTATACCACCTGTGCCTAATCAGTGTTATCTAACTTCAAACCCAAGCATTCTCTCTCGGATGACTAATCAGTTGCACACTCTGGGAGCTAGATCCGAAAGGACACGTGGAACTCACAAAACCGTTGACCAAGTGAAGATACGTCTTCAGATCGTGACATGTGGCCATATCCCCCTTCGGGAGGTACGGTGACTCCCTGCTACTAAGTCTAAGCTCTTGTCCCACGTCAGCATAAACCCACTGCATCTCTTCCACGCACTTGCTCATCCAACCCCGAATGCTGGCCACGTGGTTACTCTGCTTACACGCCACGTCGCCATGCTTGAACACAAAGCCAGGTACTTTGGTAATAACATCGTCGGAGTTCACAATCCTAAGTATCCTGGTCCCACTTCTCTCAAGGTGGGCCCTAAAGCCCCTGTTCCCAACACGTGGCCCACCGAACGAAATCACCGTCACCATTGGTGCATTTTCGTAAGTGGTGGTGATATCGTATGCGGTGAGCGTAGCGAGTGCCGCGCCGAGGCTGTGACCCGTGATCGTGAAGCTGAGTGGCTCATCACCGTACATTTCAATCACCCTCGCGATCTCTTCCCTCACCATCTCTTGCAAGCTACGACACGTGGCAGTCCTCGACGTGTAGAGGCTCAGGAACCCACTCTCTACCATGGGCCCCTTCCTATTTTCGGTGGGATCGCCGTGGTTAGGTAATTCAGTTAACGTGGCGCGTAAATTTTCCACCCACTCCAAGCACGTGGCCGTGCCTCTGTAGGCTATCACCACGTCACGCCGCCCAAGACGGGCGATCTCCTCCTTGTCCTGACAGACAGCAACATAGCCAATCCAGCCGGACTGGGTGGACACCCAGCTCGGGTGGGCCATGTTAAACCAACTTGGCAACTGAACCCCACAGGTGGCGCGAAGGTTTCTGGTGATTTTGTACCCTGTTTCGCCTACCCCTGTCTGGGCGAAGAGCGAGCTTCTGGTGTGGCGACACGTGGCGTATGTTGGGGAGGAGGGGTCAAAGTCAAAGGAACGATACGCC from Corylus avellana chromosome ca1, CavTom2PMs-1.0 encodes the following:
- the LOC132172590 gene encoding phospholipase A(1) DAD1, chloroplastic-like, giving the protein MRLVFGAVRPFTTPPLPKSSVGVHYYAASTATTKTKSFALRGFEVSCSSLNKHDSSKRSVSDQSAKLGKRWMEFQGINNWEGLLDPLDHNLRCEILRYGQFVEAAYRSFDFDPSSPTYATCRHTRSSLFAQTGVGETGYKITRNLRATCGVQLPSWFNMAHPSWVSTQSGWIGYVAVCQDKEEIARLGRRDVVIAYRGTATCLEWVENLRATLTELPNHGDPTENRKGPMVESGFLSLYTSRTATCRSLQEMVREEIARVIEMYGDEPLSFTITGHSLGAALATLTAYDITTTYENAPMVTVISFGGPRVGNRGFRAHLERSGTRILRIVNSDDVITKVPGFVFKHGDVACKQSNHVASIRGWMSKCVEEMQWVYADVGQELRLSSRESPYLPKGDMATCHDLKTYLHLVNGFVSSTCPFGSSSQSVQLISHPRENAWV